From the genome of uncultured Methanobacterium sp.:
ATTGAAGTTCCAATTCCATAAGCATCTACCAATGGGTTCAGGTGGGATATTTCTTCTTCTTTAATACCACCACTTACAAAGAATTTAACGTGCTCAAATCCTCTTAAATCAAGTTCCCATCTTGTTTCCTGGAGAATATGTTTGAAATCCCCACGTCTCGAGGAGGGTGTATCAAAGCGCACTGCATATAATTTGTCTCCCAGGGCTTCGGCCACACGCAGGCATTCGAATTTTTCATCGTTAAAGGTGTCAATAAGTGCCACTCGATTAACATCGGGGTCTATAACTTCATCAAAGGCCTGAACTGATTCGGTAGTAGAACCAATGCAGATTATCAGTGCATGGGGAATTGTTCCCAGGGGGTCTTCCCCAATAACCTCTCCACTTTTTATGACAGAAACACCATCACATCCCCCTACAAATGCACTTCTTTCAATCAGGGGTGCTATTGCAGGGTGCATCCTTCTGGCACCGAAACTCATCACCAGACGATCACCTGCCAGTTTCTTGTAACGAGCTGATTTGGTGGCAATACCAGTAGCCTGGCACATTAACCCCAGAATAGCAGTTTCATAAACACAGAAATCCTGATAATAACCCTCTATCTCCAGAACAGGCTGGTGGGGATAAAAGACAGTTCCCTCCTTCATGGCCCGTACTTTAACTGGTAAATCTTTCAAAAGATAGGTAACTTCATCTAAACCAGCCAGTACTGCCCAGGGCCATTGATCTGGTAGGGATTTGGCAACAAATTCTGCTTTTACCTTAGGGTTAATTCCTTTCTCTTTCAGTATTTCAAGGGTTCTCTGGAAGTATACATCGGTGACTTTACCCTCTTTGATTTCCTTTTCTCCAGCAACATGGAACATACAATACACCTGCTTTAAACTATTACCACACGTGTTTAGTCAGTCATTTAAATCAAATTATTTCCTCTTAATCAGATACTTCGCCCTCATAAACTGCATAAAATCCGTCAGTATCAGCATAAACAGGTTTAAAACCGAATTTTTCGGATTTTTCCATGGTTTTCTTAATGTAATCCCTTCCCCATGCGGTGATGGCATCGGCGCACTCTAGACGATACCATCTGAAACGGGAGTAACCATAAACTCCGTACATGGAATTGGCCAGCCTCTTAAGTGCTTCCTGTTGCACATTCAAAATTTTCTTCTCCTCTTCATCCTCTGATTCCTTCATCAGGGTTTTAAGACGTACCCTTTCGGTTAAGATGTTGCCGATGATGGATGGAACGAAGCCTGGGGGTTCCTTGAGAAACATGTAACCTCCTTCAGGGGATATATGGCACTTTTCTGGGTTGCATTCATCCACCAGGGTGTCAGGGGAAACATTTTTGGAGATGATAATACTGGGATATAGGCTACGGAAATCGAAGTAAACAATGTTCTCATGCAATCCCTTAACCGGATCCTTCACATAACCTCCACTGGCTCTTTTACCTCGTCGGTTGGAGTACTGTGATGCAGAGGGCTTGTTAGGTACTACTTCACCCTGTTCGTTGGCCTTGCGTATAAGGTACCATTCCACCTGTTGGCCGGTGGTCATCCTGGCCACGTCGAAAAATGGTTGCCCTACAATACGGGTGAGTTCCAGAGTTAAGGGTATCATTTTCTCGGCAA
Proteins encoded in this window:
- a CDS encoding nicotinate phosphoribosyltransferase; translated protein: MFHVAGEKEIKEGKVTDVYFQRTLEILKEKGINPKVKAEFVAKSLPDQWPWAVLAGLDEVTYLLKDLPVKVRAMKEGTVFYPHQPVLEIEGYYQDFCVYETAILGLMCQATGIATKSARYKKLAGDRLVMSFGARRMHPAIAPLIERSAFVGGCDGVSVIKSGEVIGEDPLGTIPHALIICIGSTTESVQAFDEVIDPDVNRVALIDTFNDEKFECLRVAEALGDKLYAVRFDTPSSRRGDFKHILQETRWELDLRGFEHVKFFVSGGIKEEEISHLNPLVDAYGIGTSISNAPVVDFSMDIVELEGKPLAKRGKCSGPKNVLRCPDCHEDLIVPVQKAVENCSCGGKYENLLIPLVENGNILYDLPEAGEIRGYVLEQVKYLPDL